One Misgurnus anguillicaudatus chromosome 19, ASM2758022v2, whole genome shotgun sequence genomic region harbors:
- the tmem11 gene encoding transmembrane protein 11, mitochondrial: MRSVYVYQYCGSYRTIFPTMHSGEFCVISSQLLCKMASLGRRRGVPVSRERGVMAATECYIVHEIYNGENAQEQFEYELEQALEAQYRYIVIEPTRIGDETARWVAVGNCLHKTAVLAGAACLLTPLALPADYSRYVALPAGALSLACATLYGISWQFDPCCKYQVEYDSQKLSRLPLHTLTSSTPVVLVRRDDVHRKRLHNTIALAALAYCAKKIYELYAV; encoded by the exons ATGCGAAGCGTTTACGTCTATCAATATTGCGGCTCCTATAGAACTATATTTCCCACAATGCATAGCGGCGAATTTTGCGTCATCTCGAGTCAGTTGCTGTGCAAGATGGCGTCGCTGGGAAGGAGGCGCGGTGTCCCAGTCAGCAGGGAGAG GGGAGTGATGGCGGCCACAGAGTGTTACATCGTCCACGAGATCTACAATGGCGAGAATGCTCAGGAGCAGTTTGAGTACGAGCTGGAGCAAGCTCTGGAGGCTCAGTATCGTTATATCGTGATCGAGCCCACGCGCATCGGAGACGAGACGGCCCGCTGGGTAGCCGTCGGAAACTGCCTCCATAAAACCGCCGTACTGGCAGGGGCCGCGTGCCTCCTGACGCCGCTCGCTCTTCCCGCTGACTACTCCCGTTACGTGGCGCTGCCGGCTGGCGCTCTGAGCCTCGCCTGCGCCACCCTCTACGGCATCTCCTGGCAGTTCGACCCCTGCTGCAAATACCAGGTGGAGTACGACAGTCAGAAGCTCTCGAGGCTGCCCCTGCACACGCTCACCTCCTCAACGCCAGTGGTTCTGGTTCGACGGGACGACGTGCACAGAAAGAGACTGCACAACACGATAGCGTTGGCGGCCCTGGCGTACTGTGCCAAGAAGATCTATGAACTGTACGCTGTATGA
- the natd1 gene encoding protein NATD1, with amino-acid sequence MAQATQMNVLDINTPFRVEHDKKRRQFSIRLNGSHDRAVLLYEYVGKKTVDLQHTEVPEAYRGREIAKYLAKAAMDFVVEEDLKAHLTCWYIQKYVKENPHPHYLEHILH; translated from the exons ATGGCCCAGGCTACACAGATGAACGTCCTTGACATTAACACACCATTTAGAGTGGAGCACGACAAGAAAAGGCGACAATTCAGCATCAGACTCAACG GTTCCCATGACAGGGCTGTGCTGCTTTATGAATATGTGGGGAAGAAGACTGTGGATCTACAACACACTGAGGTTCCTGAAGCATACAGGGGACGAGAAATTGCCAAATACTTAGCCAAG GCCGCAATGGATTTTGTGGTAGAGGAGGACCTGAAAGCTCACTTGACCTGCTGGTACATCCAGAAATATGTCAAAGAAAATCCTCACCCCCATTATTTGGAGCACATCCTTCATTGA
- the phospho1 gene encoding probable phosphatase phospho1, whose amino-acid sequence MMRDSVFNCCVSPSHPPGGAEEHHEHSSRAQAQPPNDRRFLIFFDFDETLVDECSDDCMVTAAPGGALPGWLKDTYRPGHYNEYMQRVLAFLAEQGVTPATIRSTVQKLPPCPGIPALMQFLLSQPSRDFEVICVSDANTVFIETWLQHLGFRPLFLRIFSNPAHFDDNGQLQLRPFHSHDCLRCPANMCKAVVVRQYLAQRIRERGGRPYQKVLYVGDGANDFCPSLTLSPGDIAFPRWDFPMHKLIREMGEAKPGEFKATVVPWKSGEDVISTLKKILERP is encoded by the coding sequence ATGATGCGGGACTCTGTCTTCAACTGCTGTGTTTCCCCATCCCACCCCCCTGGAGGAGCAGAGGAGCATCATGAGCATAGTAGCAGAGCTCAGGCCCAGCCCCCTAATGATAGGCGTTTCCTTATATTCTTTGACTTTGATGAGACCCTTGTGGATGAGTGCAGTGACGACTGTATGGTTACCGCTGCGCCTGGTGGAGCCCTGCCCGGTTGGCTGAAGGACACGTACCGCCCTGGTCACTATAATGAGTACATGCAGCGTGTGCTGGCCTTCCTCGCCGAACAGGGGGTCACGCCGGCAACCATCAGAAGCACAGTGCAAAAGCTCCCTCCCTGCCCTGGCATCCCAGCTTTAATGCAATTCTTGCTTTCCCAGCCGTCACGTGACTTTGAGGTCATTTGTGTGTCTGATGCCAATACCGTCTTTATAGAGACGTGGCTGCAGCACTTGGGGTTCCGCCCACTGTTTCTACGCATTTTCAGCAACCCAGCTCACTTTGATGATAATGGGCAGCTGCAGCTTCGCCCCTTCCACTCCCACGACTGCCTGCGGTGCCCGGCGAACATGTGCAAGGCGGTAGTGGTGAGACAGTACTTGGCCCAGCGCATACGTGAGAGGGGTGGGCGACCCTATCAGAAGGTTCTGTATGTAGGTGATGGTGCCAATGATTTCTGCCCATCACTAACCCTATCACCAGGTGATATTGCGTTCCCCCGTTGGGACTTCCCAATGCACAAACTGATCCGAGAGATGGGGGAAGCCAAACCTGGAGAGTTTAAGGCCACTGTGGTGCCCTGGAAGAGTGGAGAGGATGTCATTAGCACACTAAAGAAGATATTAGAGAGGCCTTAA